CCGGCGGTGGCCTTGGCGGAGCCGGAGAGGAAGGCCGGGCCCCAGGCGGCGGTGATCCAGGTGGCGTACTTGCCCTTGTTGAGGCCGGCGTACCAGCCGTCGGTGAAGTCCGGGTCGGTGCTGATCACGCCCTCCTTCGCCAGCCCGCCCCAGTAGGCGCCGAGCTTCTCGGAGACGGCGTCGTCGACGCTGATGGTGATGTCGCTCTTGCCGGAGGTGGCATAGGGCTTGGCACCGGCCTGCCAGAGCAGTCCGTGCCAGGCGGCGGGCTGGTTGGCCGCGAGGTTGGTGAGGTAGACGTCGGGGTCGGCCCTGTGCAGCTTGCGCGCCGCCTCCGCGAACTCGTCCCAGGTGCCGGGCACGTCGATGCCGTGCTTGTCGAAGATGTCCTTGCGGTACAGCAGACCCATGGGACCCGTGTCCTGCGGGATCGCCCACACCTCGCCCTTCGCGCCGCTGACCTGCCCCCACGTCCAGTCGACGAACCGGTCCTTCAACTCGGCGGCCCCGTACGGGCGCAGGTCCAGCAGGCTGTCGGTGATGGTGAACGTCGGGATCGCCTGGTACTCCATCTGCACCATGTCCGGGGCGCCGCTGCCGGCCTTCAGCGCCGTGCGCAGCTTGGTGTACTGCGGGGTGCCCTGACCGGCGTTGACGACCTTGATCTTGACGGCCGGGTACTTCTTCTCGAAGAGCGCGATCTCCTTGGCGATGTTCGGGACCCAGGTCCAGAACGTCAGCTCGGTCGGCGTCTTCATCGCCTTGTCGATGTCGGCCTGGCCGACGGGCTCGGCGGAGCCGGAGGAGCCGGAGGAGTCACCGCCGCCGCAGGCGGTCAGGGCGGCCCCCAGCGACAGGGCACCGGTGGTGGTGAGGAACAGCCGACGGCTCATGGGAGAGGAGGCGGCGGCTGCGAACGGGTTTCTGGGCATGGTGAACTCCGGCTGGTGGCAAGGGTGGTGGCACGCCGGACACGGGCGTGCGGAGGTGTGCGGGATGCGCGGGGACGCGCCGGCCCGGCGTCGACGCCGACAGGGTCGGGCGAAGAGAGGGTGGACGACCGGGGCAGGTGTGGGGGCCTGGCTCGGGACACGCCGGGCGATACGGGGCGGCCCTACGTCGACTGTGTGCGGGTGCGGCGGGGGCGTGACGGGTGCTGCGGCTCGTTCTCGGGGTCACGCGTCGGCCGCGACGGCCGTGCTGAGGGGCGGGCGGACGGGGTTCAGTGCTGTGACCGGCCACCTCCGTCCGGAGGCACCGGGGCGGGGGTGACCGCCCGGCGGCGGGAGGCGGTGCGTCGGCCGCGAGCCGGGGTCGTCCGGCTCGGGGGCGGCGCGGTCGAGGCGCGGACGACGAGGTCGATGGGTGGGTCGCTCGGCGGCAGCGGGTCCGCGTCGGGGTTCTCGATGGCGTGCACGAGCCGCTTGAGCCCTTCCTGCGCGACGGCGTCGAACGGCTGGCGCACCGTGGTCAGGGGAGGGGTCACATAGGCGGCGACCGGGATGTCGTCGAAGCCGACGACGCTGACGTCCTCCGGCACCCGGCGTCCGGCCTCCGCCAGCGCGCGGATCAGACCGATCGCCATGTCGTCGTTGGCGGCGAAGACGGCGGTGACGTCCCGGTTCTCGGCCAGCGCGCGCCCCGCCGTGTAGCCGGACGCGGCCGACCAGTCGCCGGTGACGACCTCCGGCACGTCCTTCCCGTGTGCCGTGAGGGTCGCCCGCCACCCTTCCAGACGGTCCCGGGCGGCGTACCACCGCTGCGGGCCCGCGAGGTGATGGACCGTCGTGTGGCCCAGCGCCAGCAGGTGTTCGGTGGCGGTACGCGCCATCAGGTCGGCGCCGTCACCCGCGTTCAGCACGGCGGGCGCGGTGACGAACGGCGGGGCGCCGATGACCAGCACCGGCACGGCGACACGCGGGGCCGTGTCCCCGTTCTCGCCCGACTCGTCGATCGGCTCGGAGATGACGATGCCGTCCACGCCCTGGTCGAGCAGGGAGTCCACGGCACCGGCGATTCCGGCCGGGTCGCCCTCCACGGTGTTGACCACGCGGAGCGCGTAGCCCGTGTCCCGGACGACCCGCTCGACCCCCATGAGCAGCGAGGCCGGGCCGTACAGGGCCGTTCCCAGCGTCACCACCCCGATGGAGCGCGTCCGCCCGGAGGCCAGCGCCCGCGCGGCGTTGTTGCGCCGGTAACCGAGCCGCTCCGCGGCCTCCGTGACCCGTCGGCGCACGTCGGCGGAGACGTACGGCTCGTCGTTGAAGACCCTCGACACGGTCTTCTGCGAGACCCCGGCCAGCCGTGCCACATCCGTGCTGCTCGGCGCCGCGGGGCTCCCGCCCCGCCCTGTACCTCGCGTCATGATGCCTCCCGGTGACCGCACGGACCGACCCAATGATGTCAGACATCACTCCTCTGACTGCGCTGTCATGTCTGCGTAGTCATGTCTACGCAGTCACACGACTGTCGTCAAGAGGTCGGACACATCTCCGTACGGCCGGACCCGCGCCCCACGAGCCGTGGGGCGCGGGTCCTCGGGTGCCGGGGTCGTCAGGCGTCGGGGCCCGGGTCTAGGACGTCAGGCGTCGGGTGCCGCGTGGACGCGTGCTCCGTCCACGAAGGTCTGCAGGACCCGGGTGGCCGCGATCTCGTCGGCCGGGCGCGTGAACGGGTCACGGTCGAGGACGACCAGGTCGGCCGCCTTACCGACCGTGATGCTGCCCGTGAGGGCGTCGAGGTGGTTGGCGTAGGCGCTGCCCGCCGTGTACGCGGCGAGGGCGGTGCCGAGGTCGAGGCGCTGGGCGGGCAGGAACTCCGGGGTGCCCTCGGGGGCGTCCGGGGAGACGCGGTTGACGGCGACGTGCACCGCCTGGAGCGGGTCGGGGCTGCTGACGGGCCAGTCGCTGCCCGCCGCGAGCGTGGCCCCGGCGCGCAGCAGATCGCCGAACGGGTACTGCCGGGCGCCCCGTTCCGGCCCGAGGAACGGCAGAGTGAGCTCGTCCATCTGGGGCTCGTGGGCGGCCCACAGCATCTGCAGGTTGGCGGTGGCGCCGAGCGCCCGGAACCGCCGTACGTCGTCGGGGTGCACCACCTGGAGGTGCGCCAGGTGATGGCGGGTGTCGCGATGACCGTTGGCGGTACGGGCGGCCTCCACGGCGTCGAGCGCCTCGCGCACCGCGCGGTCGCCGAGGGCGTGGAAGTGCACCTGGAAGCCGAGCGCGTCGAGTTCGGTGACGTACTTCCTCAGCTCACCCGGTTCGACGAAGCTGATGCCGCTGCCGTCCGAGGCGCAACCGCAGCCGGTGAGATACGGGTCGAGCATCGCGGCCGTGTGGTTCTCGGCGATGCCGTCCTGCATGATCTTCACCGTCCCGGCGCGGAACCGCCCCCTGCTCAACTCCTCGCGCCGCGCGACGAGTTCGGGGATCTGCTCGGCGCCGCGCTCCCGGTCCCACCAGAGGGCGCCGACGACGCGGGCGGTGAGGAGTCCCCGGTCCAGGGCAGCACGGTAGGAGGGTGCAGGGTCGGTCATGTTGGCGTACGCGCCGACGATGGCGTCCTGCCAGGCGGTGACCCCGTGGGAGTGCAGCACGGCCTGGGCGCGCAGCAGGGCGGCGAGCTGTTCCTCGGGGGTGGGGTCGGGCACCAGGCGGCCGACGAGGTGGACGGCGCCCTCCTGGAGCATGCCGGTCGGGCGGCCGTCGGCGTCGCGTTCGATACGGCCGTCGGCGGGGTCGGGGGTACGGGCGTCGATCCCGGCCCGCTCCAGGGCCTTGGAGTTGACCCAGGCGCCGTGGTGGTCGCGGTTGGGCAGGAAGACGGGCCGGTCGGGGACGACCGCGTCGAGCGCGGCGGCGGTGGGGGCGCCGCCGGGGAAGGCCTCCAGGGACCAGCCGCCGCCGGTGATCCACTCGACGTCCGGGTGCGCGTCGGCGTACGCCCGGATCCGCCGCAGGTACTCGGCGGGGTCGACCGTGTCGGCGAGATGGCACAGGCCCAGTTCCAGGCCGGCGCCCTGCGGATGGACGTGGGCGTCCTGGAAGCCGGGCAGCAGCAGCTTCCCGGCGAGGTCGACGACCTCGGTGCCGGGCCCGATGAGGGCGTGCACCTCGTCATGGCCGACGGCCGTGATCCGTCCGCCGTGCACGGCCACGGCGGTGGCACGGCTGCGCGCGGGATCGACGGTGTGGACGGGCCCGCCAGTGAGGACGAGGTCGGCGGGGCCCGTGACCTGGGACTGAGGCATGCGGAGGAACTCCATGGGGAGGTGTGGGGACGTGCGGGGGAGGGGGGAGGGGGGCAGGCGGAGGGGTGGGGGCAGGTCAGGCCGGTGTGCGGTCCATGGGCAGGGTGATGGCCTCGGCGTCGGTGCCGCGTCCCGTGGTGAAGTACGGCGACCGGCGCACGTACTTGGCGACCGCGGCCATCCCGAGACCCGCCAGGACGATGGCGGCGGGCAGGGAGAACATGAACCACCCGTTGTCGGGGCTCAGTTCGAAGTGGTCGCTCATGGTCAGGTAGGAGTAGCCGAGGTAGCCGCCGAGGCCGAGCAGGATGAGTCCGGACACGGCGGGCACCCCGACGGCGAGCACCGCCGTGCGCAGCCCCTCGCGCCGCGTGGACCGGAAGCGGACGGCGCACGCGAGCGCGGTCAGGCCGTAGTAGAGGGCGACGAGCAGGCCGATGGCGTTGACGGCGGCCAGCAGCATGTCGCTCAGCTTGGGCAGGGCGACGGCCAGCAGCGCGATCGAGGCCGCGACGGCGAGCACGACGACCGTGCCGGCGGCGGGGGTGCCGTAGCGCGGGTGGACCCGGGTCCACAGCGGGCCCATCGTGCGGTCCCGGCCCATCGCGAGCAGCCCTCGTGCCGTGGGGATGAGGGTGGACTGCACGGAGGCCGCGGCGGAGAACATCAGGGCGACCAGGGGCAGGGTGGCCCAGGGTTCGGCGGCCAGTTTCTGTCCGAGGTACGGCAGCGCCTGCGGACCGTTCTCGATCAGCTCGGCGAGGCTCATCTCCCGCTGGAAGGCCACCGAGGCGAAGAGGAACAGGCCCAGCATCGCGAACAGCGCGATCAGGCCGCCCCGGGCCGCGTCGCCCGGCTTTCTGGTCTCCTCCGTGACGCTGAAGGCCGCGTCCCAGCCCCAGAAGAAGAACACCGCGAGGACCATGCCCTGGGCGAAGGTGGTGGCGTCGGCGATCTCGAAGGGGTTGAACCAGGACAGCGAGAAGGACTGCTCACCGGTGACGAGGGCCCATCCGCAGAACCCGATGAGCACGGCGTACTCGAAGACCAGCAGCGCGAACTGGAAGCGGGTCGTGGTGCGGGTGCCGGTCACGGCGAGGGCGGTCAGTCCCAGCAGGAGCACCAGCCCGACCGCCGTGCTGACGCCGGTGGACGTCGGATCGAGGGCGACGCCCGCGAGGCTGTCCAGTCCGGCCTTGTTGGCGAAGACCAGGACGACCGAGCCCATGACGGCGCTGGTGTAGGCGCAGAAGATGACCGAGCCGACCAGGGTGACCCAGCCGGTCAGGAAGCCCGGCCAGGGGCCCAGGGTCCTGCCGACCCAGGTGTAGCCGTTGCCGCAGTTCGGCTCCGAGCGGTTGAGCCGGGCGTAGGCGGTCGCGATGCCGAGCACGGGCAGGAAGGCGAGGAGCAGCAGGGCCGGCCCCTGGAGCCCCACGATGGTCGCGATCGTGCCCATGCCGATGGCGATGCTGGTGGTGGCGGCCGTGCTGGAGGCGGCGATGGCGACGCCGTCGACCACGCCGAGGGAGCGGCGCAAGGGG
This genomic stretch from Streptomyces deccanensis harbors:
- a CDS encoding ABC transporter substrate-binding protein; protein product: MPRNPFAAAASSPMSRRLFLTTTGALSLGAALTACGGGDSSGSSGSAEPVGQADIDKAMKTPTELTFWTWVPNIAKEIALFEKKYPAVKIKVVNAGQGTPQYTKLRTALKAGSGAPDMVQMEYQAIPTFTITDSLLDLRPYGAAELKDRFVDWTWGQVSGAKGEVWAIPQDTGPMGLLYRKDIFDKHGIDVPGTWDEFAEAARKLHRADPDVYLTNLAANQPAAWHGLLWQAGAKPYATSGKSDITISVDDAVSEKLGAYWGGLAKEGVISTDPDFTDGWYAGLNKGKYATWITAAWGPAFLSGSAKATAGKWRAAPLPQWDAAKPNAGNWGGSTTAVIRSTKNPIAAAVFAQFLNSDPATAKMFATEQFFFPATKALLADQEFVSDAPSFYGGQKVNQVFADVSATVDPSFQWPPFLDQAATDWTETVGKSLADKSDTVAALGSWQSRMTTYAKNQGFTVKGS
- a CDS encoding LacI family DNA-binding transcriptional regulator; this encodes MTRGTGRGGSPAAPSSTDVARLAGVSQKTVSRVFNDEPYVSADVRRRVTEAAERLGYRRNNAARALASGRTRSIGVVTLGTALYGPASLLMGVERVVRDTGYALRVVNTVEGDPAGIAGAVDSLLDQGVDGIVISEPIDESGENGDTAPRVAVPVLVIGAPPFVTAPAVLNAGDGADLMARTATEHLLALGHTTVHHLAGPQRWYAARDRLEGWRATLTAHGKDVPEVVTGDWSAASGYTAGRALAENRDVTAVFAANDDMAIGLIRALAEAGRRVPEDVSVVGFDDIPVAAYVTPPLTTVRQPFDAVAQEGLKRLVHAIENPDADPLPPSDPPIDLVVRASTAPPPSRTTPARGRRTASRRRAVTPAPVPPDGGGRSQH
- a CDS encoding amidohydrolase; its protein translation is MPQSQVTGPADLVLTGGPVHTVDPARSRATAVAVHGGRITAVGHDEVHALIGPGTEVVDLAGKLLLPGFQDAHVHPQGAGLELGLCHLADTVDPAEYLRRIRAYADAHPDVEWITGGGWSLEAFPGGAPTAAALDAVVPDRPVFLPNRDHHGAWVNSKALERAGIDARTPDPADGRIERDADGRPTGMLQEGAVHLVGRLVPDPTPEEQLAALLRAQAVLHSHGVTAWQDAIVGAYANMTDPAPSYRAALDRGLLTARVVGALWWDRERGAEQIPELVARREELSRGRFRAGTVKIMQDGIAENHTAAMLDPYLTGCGCASDGSGISFVEPGELRKYVTELDALGFQVHFHALGDRAVREALDAVEAARTANGHRDTRHHLAHLQVVHPDDVRRFRALGATANLQMLWAAHEPQMDELTLPFLGPERGARQYPFGDLLRAGATLAAGSDWPVSSPDPLQAVHVAVNRVSPDAPEGTPEFLPAQRLDLGTALAAYTAGSAYANHLDALTGSITVGKAADLVVLDRDPFTRPADEIAATRVLQTFVDGARVHAAPDA
- a CDS encoding APC family permease, which translates into the protein MSSTPLRRSLGVVDGVAIAASSTAATTSIAIGMGTIATIVGLQGPALLLLAFLPVLGIATAYARLNRSEPNCGNGYTWVGRTLGPWPGFLTGWVTLVGSVIFCAYTSAVMGSVVLVFANKAGLDSLAGVALDPTSTGVSTAVGLVLLLGLTALAVTGTRTTTRFQFALLVFEYAVLIGFCGWALVTGEQSFSLSWFNPFEIADATTFAQGMVLAVFFFWGWDAAFSVTEETRKPGDAARGGLIALFAMLGLFLFASVAFQREMSLAELIENGPQALPYLGQKLAAEPWATLPLVALMFSAAASVQSTLIPTARGLLAMGRDRTMGPLWTRVHPRYGTPAAGTVVVLAVAASIALLAVALPKLSDMLLAAVNAIGLLVALYYGLTALACAVRFRSTRREGLRTAVLAVGVPAVSGLILLGLGGYLGYSYLTMSDHFELSPDNGWFMFSLPAAIVLAGLGMAAVAKYVRRSPYFTTGRGTDAEAITLPMDRTPA